Proteins from a genomic interval of Prevotella sp. E13-27:
- a CDS encoding glycoside hydrolase family 2 TIM barrel-domain containing protein, producing the protein MKKIFMTTMLLIAMISASAQTRQLFDFGWQFTHRSASPLGSSKNVTTQTVDLPHDWDIFEGPNSGKGATGTGGGWFEAGKGEYRKQFRLESEDIIDKLVKLHFDGVYQKAEVYVNGQHAGQHHYGYTPFTVDVTPYIYKDKRENEVVVKVDNSEQPNCRWYSGSGIYRHVWLETMPTLHIAENGVFVTTPEVSAGKAKVQVEVTLQNEGNNDRQGIVEVEGQQQEVSLKAGESKAVTFTYTINNPKLWSPESPYLYTAKVSLSTPLSAQRGAGGESVKFGIRTFSFDAENGFVLNGKKVLINGACVHHDDGVLGAMAFDDAEIRKVRQMKEAGFNLIRTSHNPTTRAFLDACDSLGMLVIDEAFDGWRTQKNPYDYSTVIDSCYREDIHAMVLRDRNHPSVISWSIGNEVIERKDIRVVYTARQMKKAIHELDTTRPVTEALCAWDRDWEIYDPHAEVLDVAGYNYMIFKHATDHERDPKRVIWQTESYPRDAFRNWSVANDFPYVVGDIVWTGLDYLGESGIGRNYYKGEREGESWIKGGQPEWHGAPCGDVDITGWRKPISHYREMLWNSVECRTESVEFATASNSFARGTAEANSTLYTLHSQLYMAVKEPNGYHGEIHTTMWSVWPTWESWTWPGWEGKPIEVEVNTKAPEVKLYLNDQLIGTKKVNRSTEFKAVFTVNYEPGTLRAVASDSSPLFGRGAGGEATLQTAGAPARLRLTPDRTVMTADGQSLTFVTVEVLDKQGTPVPEAAIPCEATVKGAGKLLAFASADLKDTEPYTSPRVKTWKGRALLVVRSTQKGGSVNVTIKSPLPTASLKLKSK; encoded by the coding sequence ATGAAGAAGATTTTTATGACAACCATGCTGCTCATCGCAATGATTTCAGCATCAGCACAAACACGCCAGCTCTTTGATTTCGGCTGGCAGTTCACACATCGCTCGGCTTCGCCGCTTGGCTCGTCCAAGAATGTAACGACGCAGACCGTGGACTTGCCTCACGACTGGGACATCTTCGAAGGTCCTAATTCGGGTAAGGGTGCTACAGGCACTGGTGGCGGATGGTTCGAGGCTGGCAAGGGCGAGTACCGGAAACAGTTTAGATTGGAGAGTGAAGATATTATAGATAAACTTGTCAAGCTTCACTTCGATGGCGTCTATCAGAAGGCTGAGGTCTATGTAAACGGACAGCATGCTGGACAGCATCACTATGGATACACACCATTCACAGTTGATGTAACGCCTTATATTTATAAGGACAAACGAGAAAATGAGGTTGTCGTAAAAGTCGATAACTCTGAGCAGCCAAACTGTCGCTGGTATTCAGGTTCTGGTATCTATCGCCACGTATGGTTGGAGACCATGCCCACCCTGCACATTGCCGAGAATGGCGTGTTCGTCACAACGCCGGAGGTGTCAGCAGGCAAGGCAAAGGTGCAGGTTGAGGTAACTCTGCAGAACGAAGGCAACAATGACCGGCAGGGCATCGTTGAGGTGGAAGGTCAGCAGCAAGAAGTATCGCTGAAAGCCGGCGAGAGCAAGGCTGTCACCTTTACCTACACCATCAACAATCCCAAGCTCTGGTCGCCAGAGTCGCCATACCTTTATACAGCTAAAGTAAGTCTATCTACTCCCCTCTCTGCTCAGAGAGGGGCTGGGGGTGAGTCTGTCAAATTCGGCATCCGTACGTTCTCGTTCGATGCCGAGAATGGCTTCGTTCTCAACGGTAAGAAGGTGCTCATCAATGGTGCCTGCGTTCACCATGACGACGGTGTGCTGGGTGCTATGGCCTTCGACGATGCAGAGATCCGCAAGGTGCGCCAGATGAAGGAGGCAGGCTTCAACCTCATCCGCACCTCACATAATCCCACTACGCGCGCCTTCCTCGACGCCTGCGACTCTTTAGGTATGCTCGTCATCGACGAGGCCTTCGATGGCTGGCGCACACAGAAGAATCCCTACGACTACTCCACAGTCATCGACTCCTGCTATCGCGAGGACATCCATGCCATGGTGCTGCGCGATCGCAACCATCCCAGCGTCATTTCGTGGAGCATTGGCAACGAGGTCATCGAGCGTAAGGACATCCGCGTGGTCTATACCGCCCGACAGATGAAGAAGGCCATCCACGAACTCGACACTACACGCCCCGTTACTGAGGCCCTCTGTGCCTGGGACCGTGACTGGGAAATCTACGATCCACATGCTGAGGTGCTCGACGTGGCTGGCTATAACTACATGATCTTCAAGCACGCCACCGACCACGAGCGCGACCCCAAGCGCGTCATCTGGCAGACGGAGAGCTATCCGCGCGATGCCTTCCGCAACTGGTCTGTAGCTAACGACTTCCCCTACGTTGTGGGTGACATAGTTTGGACAGGTCTCGACTATCTGGGCGAGAGCGGCATAGGTCGTAACTATTACAAAGGTGAGCGCGAGGGCGAGTCGTGGATTAAGGGTGGACAGCCTGAATGGCACGGTGCTCCCTGTGGCGATGTAGATATCACCGGCTGGCGCAAACCCATCAGCCATTATCGCGAGATGCTGTGGAATAGTGTAGAGTGTAGAACTGAGAGTGTAGAGTTTGCTACCGCTTCCAATTCTTTCGCGAGAGGAACAGCGGAAGCAAACTCTACACTCTACACTCTACACTCTCAACTATATATGGCCGTCAAGGAGCCAAACGGTTACCACGGTGAGATTCACACCACTATGTGGAGCGTATGGCCCACATGGGAATCGTGGACATGGCCTGGTTGGGAAGGTAAACCCATAGAAGTGGAGGTAAATACCAAAGCACCAGAGGTAAAGCTCTATCTCAACGACCAGCTCATTGGCACGAAGAAGGTCAACCGCTCTACAGAGTTCAAGGCCGTCTTCACTGTAAACTACGAACCAGGCACTCTACGCGCTGTAGCATCTGATAGCTCCCCTCTCTTTGGGAGAGGGGCTGGGGGTGAGGCCACTCTTCAGACCGCTGGCGCCCCAGCTCGTCTGCGTCTAACCCCAGACCGTACCGTGATGACAGCCGATGGACAGTCACTTACCTTTGTCACCGTCGAGGTTCTTGACAAACAAGGCACACCAGTACCTGAAGCCGCCATCCCCTGCGAAGCTACTGTCAAAGGAGCTGGTAAGCTGTTAGCCTTTGCCTCTGCCGACCTCAAGGATACAGAGCCCTACACCTCGCCTCGTGTAAAGACATGGAAGGGTCGTGCCCTACTCGTTGTTCGCAGCACACAAAAGGGAGGCTCCGTCAACGTAACCATCAAGAGCCCATTGCCCACCGCCAGTCTAAAGCTAAAGAGCAAATAA
- a CDS encoding phosphatidate cytidylyltransferase, which produces MKNFIVRTITAVFFVAAIVTCFLDPKAMVLLFALVTGMTIWEFSGLVNETRKAVTINRFITTVAGVFLFFAMAGYNSGLAPSSVFIPYLVSIIYLMVAELYLKAEDPIHDWAYTMMSQLYIALPFSLLNVLAFRSDGTGICYTYLTPLCVFVFLWINDAGAYICGSLLGRHKLFPRISPGKSWEGSIGGAILVMAAAVLLWHITEQHGVNELGLSAVEWAGLGLVIVVFGTWGDLIESLFKRTIGIKDSGNILPGHGGMLDRFDSTLMAVPAAVVYLYTLQLF; this is translated from the coding sequence ATGAAAAACTTTATTGTCAGAACTATTACTGCCGTATTCTTTGTTGCGGCTATCGTGACATGTTTCCTTGATCCGAAGGCAATGGTGCTGTTGTTCGCCCTTGTCACGGGAATGACCATCTGGGAGTTTTCGGGACTCGTCAATGAAACCCGCAAGGCAGTGACCATTAACCGTTTCATCACCACCGTGGCAGGCGTGTTCCTCTTCTTCGCCATGGCAGGCTATAACAGTGGACTGGCACCTTCGTCAGTTTTCATCCCTTATCTTGTAAGCATTATCTACCTCATGGTGGCAGAGCTTTATCTCAAGGCTGAAGACCCTATACATGACTGGGCTTATACCATGATGTCGCAGCTTTACATAGCGTTGCCATTCTCATTGCTCAACGTATTGGCGTTTCGCAGCGACGGCACAGGCATCTGCTATACCTATCTCACACCGCTTTGTGTGTTTGTTTTCCTGTGGATCAACGATGCCGGCGCGTATATCTGCGGCTCGCTGCTTGGTCGTCACAAGCTGTTTCCACGCATCTCTCCAGGAAAGAGCTGGGAGGGCAGCATAGGCGGAGCCATCTTGGTCATGGCGGCGGCAGTGCTCCTGTGGCACATCACTGAGCAACATGGTGTCAACGAGCTGGGCCTTTCGGCAGTGGAGTGGGCTGGCCTGGGCCTCGTCATCGTTGTCTTCGGCACATGGGGCGACCTTATTGAGAGCCTCTTTAAGCGTACTATAGGTATTAAGGATTCTGGTAATATTCTCCCTGGTCACGGTGGAATGCTCGACCGATTCGACTCTACGTTGATGGCTGTTCCTGCTGCAGTGGTCTATCTATACACTCTTCAGCTGTTCTGA